TTTAGTTAGGTTAAAATACCCCTGTGAAGTGTATTGAAACCCTTGGTCACTATGGAGTTGCAGCTCTGTAGTGACTTTTTCCTTTTTCATGGCAGTTCGAATTGTTTCAAGAACTAAATTTACAGTTTGTTCTGTTCCTGTTTTATAAGCAATAATACTGCGATCAAACGCATCGCGTATCATTGATAAATACAGGATTCCTTGGAGTGTATGGATGTATGAAATGTCGGTAACCCATTTCTGATTCGGCGCAGTTGCTTCAAAATCACGATTGAGTAGATTTTCATATTTATGAAGTTGTTGCTGCATTCTCTTGTATTTTTTACGTCGGCGAATTTGAGATAATAAATTATATTTGCTCATTAAGCGAAGAACGGTTTTCGGATCAATAAATATATTTCTATTCTGTTGAAGCCACAAATGAACCCTTCGATATCCATACGTTCTTTTTGATATTTCTTGGCATACCGCAATTTCTGCTACGATTCGTTCATTGCGATTCGGTTGATTCATGCGATGAACAAAATCATAGTACCCACTGCGTGATACATCAAAAAAGTCACACATTGCAGAGATAGAATAGCTGTCTTGGTTTTTATAAATTGCCATGTATTTTACAGATGGCCTCACTTCCTTCCAACGATTTGAAGAAAA
The sequence above is drawn from the Azotosporobacter soli genome and encodes:
- a CDS encoding IS3 family transposase, whose protein sequence is MAIYKNQDSYSISAMCDFFDVSRSGYYDFVHRMNQPNRNERIVAEIAVCQEISKRTYGYRRVHLWLQQNRNIFIDPKTVLRLMSKYNLLSQIRRRKKYKRMQQQLHKYENLLNRDFEATAPNQKWVTDISYIHTLQGILYLSMIRDAFDRSIIAYKTGTEQTVNLVLETIRTAMKKEKVTTELQLHSDQGFQYTSQGYFNLTKEYGITPSMSRRGNCYDNALAENFFSILKAECISRIHLKTFAEANEVIDEYIYFYNFERIQLKTKLTPYEKRCQFA